Proteins found in one Fusarium oxysporum Fo47 chromosome V, complete sequence genomic segment:
- a CDS encoding pectate lyase-domain-containing protein: MKFSIVFAGLFASATMASPQGNITPNTMGALERRASFPIPASKGSVTYKKVQTISGVFDGGMKTYGRGVKCTGQAEGGDADAVFLLKNGATLKNVIIGADQIEGVHCEGSCTIENVWWKKVCEDALSLKGDGNALIKGGGATGADDKVIQHNGLGTVTIDGFTVVDFGKLYRSCGNCKKMGTRNVVVKNVKAFNGKVLTGINSNKGDVSTITGTCASSVKEICVEYEGTVPGKEPKKLGSGPSKACKYSSVKSC; encoded by the coding sequence ATGAAGTTCTCCATCGTCTTCGCCGGCCTCTTCGCCTCCGCCACCATGGCCTCCCCCCAGGGCAACATCACCCCCAACACCATGGGCGCCCTCGAGCGACGCGCCTCCTTCCCCATCCCCGCCTCCAAGGGCTCCGTCACCTACAAGAAAGTCCAGACCATCTCCGGTGTCTTTGACGGCGGCATGAAGACCTACGGCCGCGGCGTCAAGTGCACTGGCCAGGCCGAGGGCGGTGACGCTGATgccgtcttcctcctcaagaACGGCGCTACCCTCAAGAACGTCATCATTGGCGCTGATCAGATCGAGGGTGTTCACTGCGAGGGCTCTTGCACCATTGAGAACGTCTGGTGGAAGAAGGTCTGCGAGGATGCTCTCTCCCTCAAGGGCGATGGCAACGCTCTCATCAAGGGTGGTGGTGCCACCGGTGCTGATGACAAGGTTATCCAGCACAACGGTCTCGGAACGGTCACCATTGATGGCTTCACCGTTGTCGACTTCGGTAAGCTCTACCGATCTTGCGGTAACTGCAAGAAGATGGGTACCCGCAACGTTGTCGTCAAGAACGTCAAGGCCTTCAACGGAAAGGTCCTCACTGgcatcaactccaacaaGGGTGACGTCTCCACCATCACTGGAACTTGCGCTTCTTCCGTCAAGGAGATCTGCGTTGAGTACGAGGGTACCGTTCCCGGCAAGGAGCCCAAGAAGCTCGGCTCTGGTCCCAGCAAGGCCTGCAAGTACTCTTCCGTCAAGTCTTGCTAA